The Pseudanabaena galeata CCNP1313 genome includes a region encoding these proteins:
- a CDS encoding helix-turn-helix domain-containing protein, which translates to MAYKISSDCVACFSCISICPVGAISIQQGNYWIDPAICNNCEGYAPEPLCVNTCDVGASLPLQTKKGRVKSIDNPLLISPSLFANGVSAPFASAIAIWETCNLLAQRRSLPWTLDENGTLVYERSVNQGKGKIALRLNNIINFSYPRSHLESQTILASDTLDIRAACMHLLYAAYATTLEKPWEQEFSITDSQIEEYLGLDKRKDLSKSTKLNLIKTLAMQPCWVTAQIDWPKQGKVEAFSISESPLWNLLEIVHHFHEDEEGCKHLIGITFRIKAGDWAQYFLNKKECHAGRAFYQYSQLPKSLLGAIMSIWQQHEGAARMLLWLLFKTRMGEQQRIMVMTLMRVAYGEDRVNHAINQRDERKRLLRMFESDLEVVNRYGLKPVFDPVTYPLEIQPLWSKLEDIPDDAESALEFWINDGSCNLRVTDIGPRGKWQMLINARILSFDLVADWEQPAELSRKKRKFERSQGQCTKQNNSSKKIQVASQSSLSGEQIATMRKNLQISQRTLAEKIGKSQSWIRDVENGRFQAKQSEQQLIRQALGI; encoded by the coding sequence ATGGCCTATAAGATATCTAGCGATTGTGTAGCCTGTTTTTCTTGCATATCTATTTGTCCCGTAGGAGCAATCTCGATTCAGCAAGGTAATTACTGGATTGATCCTGCCATTTGCAATAACTGTGAAGGGTATGCACCTGAACCTTTATGTGTTAATACCTGTGATGTTGGCGCTTCACTTCCTTTACAGACCAAAAAAGGTCGAGTGAAATCCATCGACAATCCCTTATTAATTAGTCCTAGTTTATTTGCTAATGGCGTTAGCGCTCCCTTCGCCTCAGCGATCGCGATTTGGGAGACTTGCAATTTACTTGCTCAAAGGCGATCGCTCCCTTGGACGTTAGACGAAAATGGGACTTTAGTATATGAAAGATCGGTTAATCAGGGCAAAGGAAAGATTGCTTTACGGCTCAATAACATTATTAATTTTAGTTATCCGCGATCGCATTTAGAATCCCAAACGATCCTTGCTTCCGATACGTTAGATATTCGGGCAGCTTGTATGCATTTGCTCTATGCCGCCTATGCTACTACTCTTGAAAAACCTTGGGAGCAAGAATTTAGCATTACTGATAGTCAAATTGAGGAATATCTAGGCTTAGATAAACGCAAGGATTTGTCTAAGTCAACGAAGTTAAATCTGATTAAAACACTTGCCATGCAGCCTTGCTGGGTTACGGCTCAAATTGACTGGCCAAAGCAAGGAAAAGTAGAAGCATTCTCTATCTCAGAAAGTCCACTCTGGAATTTATTAGAAATCGTGCATCACTTCCATGAAGACGAAGAAGGGTGTAAACACCTGATTGGTATAACTTTTAGAATAAAAGCAGGAGATTGGGCGCAATATTTTCTGAACAAGAAAGAATGTCATGCAGGTAGAGCTTTTTATCAATATAGTCAATTACCCAAATCGCTACTTGGTGCGATTATGAGTATTTGGCAGCAGCATGAAGGAGCGGCGCGAATGTTGCTATGGTTGTTATTTAAAACTCGGATGGGAGAACAGCAGAGGATCATGGTCATGACCTTAATGCGCGTCGCCTATGGTGAAGATCGGGTTAATCATGCCATTAACCAAAGAGATGAACGAAAAAGACTGCTGAGAATGTTTGAGAGTGATCTAGAAGTGGTAAACCGCTATGGGCTTAAACCTGTCTTCGATCCTGTGACGTATCCATTAGAGATTCAGCCGCTCTGGTCAAAACTAGAGGATATTCCTGATGATGCGGAATCAGCGCTTGAATTTTGGATTAATGATGGCAGTTGCAACTTAAGGGTTACGGATATCGGTCCCCGTGGTAAGTGGCAAATGTTAATCAATGCCAGAATTTTATCCTTTGATTTAGTTGCTGATTGGGAACAACCTGCGGAACTATCACGCAAAAAACGCAAATTTGAGCGATCGCAAGGTCAGTGTACTAAGCAGAATAACTCTAGCAAAAAAATTCAAGTAGCTAGTCAGTCATCACTTTCAGGCGAACAGATTGCGACAATGCGTAAAAATCTACAAATTAGTCAGCGTACTTTAGCTGAGAAAATAGGCAAAAGTCAAAGTTGGATTCGTGATGTGGAGAATGGTCGTTTTCAAGCTAAGCAGAGTGAACAACAATTAATCCGTCAAGCATTAGGAATATAA
- a CDS encoding sulfate/molybdate ABC transporter ATP-binding protein has product MSILVQDITKQFGDFLAVDRVSLIVESGSLVALLGPSGSGKSTLLRIMAGLEKSDHGQIWIENEDATYRSVQERLIGFVFQHYALFKHLTVRSNIAFGLNIRKASKSLVKQKVDELLDLIQLRGLGDRYPSQLSGGQRQRVALARSLAAQPKTLLLDEPFGALDAKVRKELRTWLRQLHEQVHVTTIFVTHDQEEAMEVADRVVIMNNGRVEQIGTPAEIYDNPTSEFVMRFIGETNVISGARRHFPDLEIADHHQVFLRPHDLAIRAEPEETFAPATVSYAFNLGREGHAELLLQDNQKLVVKLDRDRFDSLSLYPQKEVYVKPLKTKIFAEVA; this is encoded by the coding sequence ATGAGCATTCTGGTTCAAGATATTACCAAGCAGTTTGGCGATTTTTTAGCAGTTGATAGGGTTAGCTTGATAGTAGAAAGTGGTTCTTTAGTAGCTTTGCTAGGTCCATCAGGTTCAGGTAAGTCAACTCTCTTGCGAATCATGGCAGGTTTAGAAAAATCTGATCATGGTCAAATTTGGATTGAAAATGAAGACGCAACTTACCGCTCAGTGCAAGAACGCCTAATTGGATTCGTATTTCAGCACTATGCTTTGTTTAAGCATTTGACAGTGCGTAGCAATATCGCCTTTGGCTTAAATATTCGTAAGGCATCTAAAAGCCTAGTTAAACAAAAGGTTGATGAATTGCTGGACTTAATTCAACTCAGAGGATTGGGCGATCGCTATCCATCTCAACTATCGGGTGGTCAGCGTCAGCGCGTAGCCCTTGCGCGATCACTAGCGGCTCAGCCCAAGACTCTCCTACTCGATGAACCCTTTGGTGCATTGGATGCGAAGGTACGGAAGGAACTACGCACATGGCTTCGCCAACTCCATGAACAAGTTCATGTGACTACAATTTTTGTCACCCATGACCAAGAAGAAGCGATGGAAGTCGCTGATCGCGTGGTGATTATGAATAATGGCAGAGTTGAACAAATTGGTACACCAGCCGAAATTTATGATAATCCTACTTCGGAATTTGTGATGCGTTTTATCGGTGAAACCAATGTTATCTCAGGTGCGCGTCGCCATTTCCCCGATCTTGAAATTGCAGATCATCATCAAGTATTCTTACGTCCCCACGATCTGGCGATTAGAGCCGAACCAGAAGAAACCTTTGCCCCCGCAACTGTCAGCTATGCCTTTAATCTTGGTCGTGAAGGTCATGCGGAATTGCTACTACAAGACAATCAAAAACTCGTCGTCAAACTAGATCGCGATCGCTTTGACAGTCTCTCGCTCTATCCTCAAAAAGAAGTCTATGTCAAACCTTTAAAAACTAAAATCTTTGCTGAAGTTGCTTAG
- a CDS encoding NIL domain-containing protein: MAIDTRPVAKDVKIRIPEDLHSEPVISNLISQHGVTVNIISATLGVNAGSGWFHLGLNGNQAQIQTAIAYLNDLDIEIWEDNREPNTAL; the protein is encoded by the coding sequence ATGGCTATTGATACTCGCCCTGTGGCTAAAGATGTCAAGATCCGTATCCCCGAAGATTTACACAGTGAGCCTGTGATTTCCAACTTAATTTCACAGCATGGAGTCACTGTAAACATTATTTCCGCAACCCTCGGTGTAAATGCTGGTAGTGGTTGGTTTCATCTCGGTCTTAACGGTAACCAAGCCCAAATTCAAACCGCGATCGCCTATCTAAACGATCTTGATATCGAGATTTGGGAAGACAATCGTGAACCAAACACGGCTTTGTAA
- a CDS encoding Uma2 family endonuclease — translation MPDYRRGVYPDAMVFDGALQFNGESQGDASRREDEVLNPVLIVEVLSPSTEEYDRTDKFRMYRSIPSFCEYLLIRQNKVFVERYSKQGDIWTYSDFDSLDQSILLESISIEIAIAEIYRNIEF, via the coding sequence ATTCCTGATTATCGGCGTGGCGTATACCCAGATGCGATGGTTTTTGATGGGGCTTTACAATTTAACGGCGAGTCCCAAGGGGATGCGTCCCGCCGCGAGGATGAAGTTTTAAATCCTGTTCTAATTGTAGAAGTGCTTTCGCCATCGACGGAGGAATACGATCGCACAGATAAGTTTCGGATGTATCGGTCTATTCCTAGTTTCTGTGAATATCTCTTAATTCGCCAAAATAAAGTTTTTGTAGAACGCTACAGCAAGCAAGGAGACATTTGGACTTATAGCGATTTTGATAGTTTAGATCAGTCGATTTTACTGGAGTCTATAAGTATTGAAATAGCGATCGCGGAAATTTATCGTAACATTGAATTTTGA
- a CDS encoding RrF2 family transcriptional regulator: MELSCKVDYACIALIQLAIRHGQGQPISVNEIAHSQNIPIRYLDQVMGMLRRAGIITSQRGSKGGYHLAQEPWQIRIIDVVVGLNGEDSRELQNDNQITPEKLVIADIRELTRRGALDVLSKHTLEDLVRKCEEKKRSGIMFYI, translated from the coding sequence ATGGAACTATCTTGTAAGGTGGATTATGCTTGTATTGCCCTAATACAACTAGCGATACGACATGGACAAGGGCAGCCAATCTCTGTTAACGAAATTGCTCACAGCCAAAATATTCCCATTCGCTACCTCGATCAAGTCATGGGAATGTTAAGGAGAGCAGGCATTATTACTAGTCAGAGAGGATCTAAAGGAGGCTATCACCTTGCCCAAGAACCTTGGCAAATTAGAATTATTGACGTGGTGGTTGGTCTTAACGGTGAAGACTCTAGAGAGTTACAAAATGATAATCAAATCACACCTGAAAAACTAGTTATTGCAGATATAAGAGAACTTACCAGAAGGGGGGCGCTTGATGTATTAAGCAAACATACCCTAGAAGATTTAGTCAGAAAATGTGAAGAGAAAAAACGCTCAGGCATAATGTTTTATATTTGA
- a CDS encoding Crp/Fnr family transcriptional regulator, with the protein MIHLEKTTGIAYKRREMLPRKTNYLWKIESGVVRSLTWNEDGQVICSGLWAAGDLIGSELSQLYPYEMECLTDVQLTEIPRSQWGNHVEAMIRRNQTSEFLLKIAHSRAKDEAVRLLLAWLSDRFGEEDHRDGRLIGLQLTHQELAELIGSTRVTVTRIINDLEKIGFLSRKGRKLRFLAESTEQWHYEI; encoded by the coding sequence ATGATTCACCTTGAAAAGACTACTGGCATTGCCTATAAGCGTCGTGAGATGCTGCCCCGCAAAACTAATTACCTCTGGAAAATTGAGTCGGGCGTGGTGCGATCGCTCACATGGAATGAGGATGGTCAAGTAATTTGCTCTGGTTTATGGGCTGCGGGTGATCTCATTGGCAGTGAATTATCACAGTTATACCCTTATGAAATGGAATGCTTAACGGATGTGCAGTTAACAGAAATACCGAGATCGCAGTGGGGAAATCACGTTGAAGCAATGATTCGCCGCAATCAAACCAGTGAGTTTTTGCTAAAGATTGCCCATAGTCGCGCTAAGGATGAGGCTGTAAGGTTGCTATTAGCTTGGTTAAGCGATCGCTTTGGTGAAGAGGATCATCGTGATGGCAGGTTGATTGGTCTGCAACTAACCCATCAAGAACTCGCAGAATTAATCGGCTCTACTCGCGTCACGGTCACCCGCATTATTAATGATCTTGAAAAGATTGGGTTCTTGTCTCGTAAAGGTCGCAAACTCAGATTTTTGGCAGAGTCTACCGAACAATGGCACTATGAAATTTAG
- the cysT gene encoding sulfate ABC transporter permease subunit CysT, with protein MVVATSSSEHRKKTNPILKLISKIPWTWVITFTYLLFLLILPIIALITKAASEPFENFWKTATSPLALSSYEITFVTAFAAAAINGIFGTLIAWVIVRYDFFGKRFLEAIVDLPFALPTAVAGLTLATVYSDNGWLGSLLAPLGIKVAFSRIGVFVAMTFISLPFIVRTVQPVLTDLEKEIEEAAWSLGASQIQTFTKVILPPLAPSILTGVALGFSRAVGEYGSTVIIASNTPFKDLITPILIFQRLEQYDYVGATVIGVVMLAISFVSLLAINLLQAWSKKYG; from the coding sequence ATGGTAGTGGCAACTTCATCGAGTGAGCATAGGAAAAAAACTAACCCTATTCTCAAACTGATCTCCAAAATTCCTTGGACATGGGTAATTACCTTTACCTATCTTCTATTTCTCCTAATATTGCCGATCATCGCATTGATCACCAAGGCGGCGAGCGAACCCTTCGAGAATTTCTGGAAAACAGCCACATCTCCCCTTGCCCTCTCTAGTTACGAAATCACCTTTGTGACTGCCTTTGCCGCCGCCGCCATTAATGGTATTTTCGGCACATTAATTGCATGGGTGATTGTACGTTACGACTTCTTTGGCAAGCGCTTCCTCGAAGCGATCGTTGATCTGCCCTTTGCCTTGCCCACCGCCGTAGCTGGACTGACCCTAGCTACGGTTTACAGTGACAATGGTTGGCTAGGTTCTCTCCTTGCTCCTTTAGGTATCAAAGTTGCCTTTAGTCGCATTGGTGTATTTGTGGCGATGACCTTTATCTCTTTGCCGTTCATTGTTCGCACCGTGCAACCTGTACTCACGGATTTAGAAAAGGAAATTGAAGAAGCCGCTTGGTCATTGGGAGCTTCCCAAATCCAGACTTTTACGAAAGTGATTTTGCCACCGCTTGCGCCTTCGATCTTGACAGGGGTTGCCCTTGGCTTTTCCCGAGCTGTCGGTGAGTATGGCTCCACCGTAATTATTGCTTCCAATACTCCATTTAAGGACTTGATTACACCGATTTTGATCTTTCAAAGATTAGAGCAATATGACTATGTAGGCGCAACCGTGATCGGTGTGGTGATGTTGGCGATTTCCTTTGTGAGCCTACTTGCAATCAATTTATTACAAGCATGGAGCAAAAAGTATGGCTAA
- a CDS encoding aminotransferase class V-fold PLP-dependent enzyme, with amino-acid sequence MISSAGLSDSLDSDNLERDRKEDPFVHRSHFPALGVENRTYFNYGGQGVMCGDALDAINKNFRHIESLGSFSNAAGDWMVAEYNATKTAIAQEFQVSPTTITLTENTTVGCNIALWSVDWQQGDRLLLSDCEHPGIIAAAIQIQKRFGIEIDYFPLTNNRNASAEGKDSETVVELLVQHLQPQTRMVMLSHICWNTGQVLPLKAIAKACHDRHVLVAVDAAQSVGVLSLNLAETEADFYAFTCHKWWCAPLGLGGLYIRPEIFEAIEPVFVGWRGLIGKYPTSHNPIVQWRQDGAKFEVASSTYALYEAMRIAIAHANSWGTQLQRYQRICQLSKIVWEQLDALPHIDCIRQLPPESGLISFKVNQELISRSSPSAIANKSHALIAKHLESEHQILIRALTDPDCLRASVHYLTSIADIERLISVFATID; translated from the coding sequence TTGATTTCTTCAGCAGGACTTTCTGATAGTTTGGATTCTGACAATTTGGAGCGCGATCGCAAAGAAGACCCATTCGTGCATAGATCGCATTTTCCTGCTTTAGGCGTTGAAAATCGTACTTACTTTAACTATGGCGGTCAGGGGGTTATGTGTGGAGATGCCCTAGATGCGATCAATAAAAACTTTCGTCATATCGAGTCACTGGGTAGCTTCTCTAATGCGGCTGGAGATTGGATGGTCGCTGAATATAATGCAACGAAAACAGCGATCGCCCAAGAATTTCAAGTTAGCCCCACCACGATTACACTCACTGAAAATACAACTGTTGGTTGCAATATTGCTCTGTGGTCTGTGGATTGGCAGCAAGGCGATCGCTTATTGCTCTCAGACTGCGAACACCCCGGAATTATTGCGGCTGCTATCCAAATTCAGAAACGCTTTGGCATTGAAATTGACTATTTCCCCTTGACTAATAATCGCAATGCTAGCGCTGAAGGTAAAGATAGTGAAACCGTTGTGGAATTATTAGTACAGCATTTGCAACCTCAAACGCGGATGGTGATGCTCAGCCATATTTGCTGGAATACGGGACAAGTTTTGCCACTGAAAGCGATCGCTAAGGCTTGCCATGATCGTCATGTATTAGTTGCCGTTGATGCCGCGCAGTCCGTGGGAGTGCTGTCGCTCAATCTTGCCGAGACTGAGGCGGATTTTTATGCATTTACCTGTCATAAATGGTGGTGTGCGCCCCTCGGATTGGGAGGTTTGTATATTCGCCCTGAGATTTTTGAGGCGATCGAGCCAGTATTTGTAGGTTGGCGTGGACTCATAGGCAAATATCCCACTAGCCACAATCCAATTGTGCAGTGGCGACAAGATGGGGCAAAGTTTGAGGTTGCTAGCTCAACCTATGCTCTTTATGAAGCAATGCGAATTGCGATCGCCCATGCAAATAGTTGGGGAACGCAACTGCAACGCTATCAGCGCATTTGTCAATTAAGTAAAATTGTCTGGGAACAACTAGATGCTTTACCCCATATTGATTGCATAAGGCAACTACCTCCAGAGTCAGGACTCATCTCCTTTAAAGTTAATCAGGAACTAATCTCAAGATCATCTCCGAGTGCGATCGCCAATAAATCCCATGCTTTAATTGCCAAACACTTAGAATCAGAACATCAAATCTTGATTCGTGCGCTTACCGATCCTGATTGTTTAAGGGCTTCAGTTCATTATTTGACTTCAATTGCTGATATAGAACGTCTGATTTCTGTCTTTGCAACTATTGATTAA
- a CDS encoding Uma2 family endonuclease: MIATIQRHYSLDEYRAIADTSEEKCEYHDGEIIAMTGGTVKHSRISRNILSLLDTKLKIRTLKPLTMTYGYGFLIIGVAYTQMRWFLMGLYNLTASPKGMRPAARMKF, encoded by the coding sequence ATGATTGCCACCATTCAGCGCCATTACAGTCTTGATGAATATCGAGCGATCGCCGATACCTCTGAAGAAAAATGTGAATACCACGATGGAGAAATTATTGCAATGACTGGTGGAACTGTTAAACATAGCCGTATTAGTCGAAATATACTCAGTCTTCTAGATACTAAGCTGAAAATACGAACTTTGAAGCCATTAACAATGACTTACGGCTATGGATTCCTGATTATCGGCGTGGCGTATACCCAGATGCGATGGTTTTTGATGGGGCTTTACAATTTAACGGCGAGTCCCAAGGGGATGCGTCCCGCCGCGAGGATGAAGTTTTAA
- the cysW gene encoding sulfate ABC transporter permease subunit CysW, translated as MANLNPSVSNYPQSAPESKSKRKKSLAPAILITIAFLYLGLVLFIPAINVFVQAFSKGLTPLIEAFKRDDLLEAIKLTALLAAIALPLNTIFGLSAAWAIARNKFPGKALLLSIIDLPFSISPVVAGLMIVLLYGRIGWFGSFLEANNIKIVFAFPGMLLATIFVSMPFIAREVIPVLDEMGTEQEEAARTLGASDWQIFWKVVVPNIRWGLLYGLVLTNARAMGEFGAVSVVSGNIASKTQSLPLFVEEAYKNYENEVAYSAAVLLALLAVVTLVLKEILERKTHNPNERE; from the coding sequence ATGGCTAATCTCAATCCCTCAGTCAGTAACTATCCTCAAAGTGCGCCTGAATCAAAAAGTAAACGCAAAAAAAGCTTAGCTCCTGCGATTTTAATTACGATCGCCTTTCTCTATCTAGGATTAGTGCTGTTCATTCCCGCCATCAATGTATTTGTGCAGGCCTTTTCTAAGGGGCTAACCCCGCTTATCGAGGCTTTTAAGCGTGACGATTTGCTGGAAGCGATTAAGTTAACGGCTCTATTAGCGGCGATCGCTTTGCCGTTAAATACTATTTTTGGCTTGAGTGCCGCTTGGGCGATCGCCCGCAATAAGTTCCCTGGGAAAGCACTATTACTTAGCATTATTGACCTGCCTTTCTCGATTTCTCCAGTAGTTGCAGGTTTAATGATCGTTTTGCTATACGGTCGCATTGGTTGGTTCGGATCATTTCTAGAAGCAAACAACATCAAAATTGTATTTGCCTTCCCAGGAATGCTGTTGGCGACCATCTTTGTAAGTATGCCTTTTATTGCCCGTGAAGTGATTCCTGTATTGGATGAAATGGGAACAGAGCAAGAAGAGGCGGCACGAACGCTTGGGGCTAGTGACTGGCAGATTTTCTGGAAAGTTGTTGTTCCCAATATCCGATGGGGTTTACTCTATGGCTTAGTGTTGACTAATGCGAGGGCTATGGGTGAGTTTGGTGCGGTTTCAGTCGTGTCTGGCAATATTGCGTCAAAAACCCAAAGCTTGCCTCTTTTTGTTGAAGAAGCCTACAAGAACTATGAGAATGAAGTTGCTTATTCGGCGGCAGTTCTGCTCGCTCTGTTAGCAGTTGTTACTCTAGTTCTCAAGGAAATATTGGAACGTAAAACTCACAATCCTAATGAACGTGAATAG
- a CDS encoding sulfate ABC transporter substrate-binding protein: MSSRYRQPLGKSKSAMQAIASLVSNTFSNIFNRQFGRKFIAFFLAGALISFTMTACTATTETPNTGSQVNTSAGAPKKDVELTLVSFAVTKQAHEAIIPKFVEKWQKEQNQKVIFRQSYGGSGSQTRAIIDGLEADIVHLALAADTSKIEKAGLIDKGWEQEYPNDSIVSKSVPVIVTRDGNPKNIKDWSDLEKDGVSLITADPKTSGVARWNFLALWNAAFKKGGSDEKALEALTRVYTNVPILTKDAREATDAFFKQGQGDALINYENEIILASQRGIKTNYVIPEVNFSIDNPIAVVDKNVAKHGTKEVAEAFVKFLYSPEAQTEFAKVGFRPVDETVAKEKQFADLYPVVKNLSTVKDLGGWDAINKKFFADGAAFDQIQAKIKR; encoded by the coding sequence ATGAGTTCAAGGTATCGGCAGCCTTTGGGTAAGTCCAAATCGGCAATGCAAGCGATCGCTAGTCTAGTCAGCAATACATTCAGCAATATATTCAACCGTCAGTTTGGACGTAAATTTATTGCCTTTTTTCTCGCAGGTGCACTTATCAGCTTCACCATGACAGCTTGCACCGCCACCACAGAAACTCCTAACACAGGTAGTCAGGTAAACACATCCGCAGGCGCACCCAAGAAGGATGTTGAGCTAACTCTGGTATCCTTTGCCGTCACCAAACAAGCGCACGAAGCAATTATTCCTAAATTTGTCGAGAAGTGGCAAAAAGAACAAAACCAAAAAGTTATCTTTAGACAAAGCTATGGTGGCTCAGGCTCCCAAACTCGTGCAATTATCGATGGTCTAGAAGCGGATATCGTCCATCTTGCGCTGGCGGCTGATACTAGTAAAATCGAAAAGGCAGGACTAATTGATAAGGGTTGGGAACAGGAATACCCCAATGACAGCATAGTTTCTAAGTCTGTGCCTGTGATTGTGACTCGCGATGGCAATCCTAAAAACATAAAAGATTGGTCAGATCTAGAGAAAGATGGCGTTAGCCTAATTACGGCTGATCCTAAGACATCAGGTGTAGCCCGTTGGAACTTCTTAGCGCTCTGGAATGCCGCTTTTAAAAAGGGTGGTAGCGATGAAAAGGCTCTAGAAGCTCTAACTAGGGTTTATACCAATGTACCGATTTTGACTAAAGATGCCAGAGAAGCTACCGATGCATTCTTTAAGCAGGGGCAAGGTGACGCACTGATTAACTATGAGAATGAAATTATTCTTGCCTCACAAAGAGGAATTAAGACTAATTATGTAATTCCCGAAGTTAATTTCTCAATCGATAACCCGATCGCAGTTGTTGATAAGAATGTGGCTAAGCATGGTACGAAAGAAGTTGCCGAAGCCTTTGTGAAATTCCTATATTCCCCAGAAGCTCAAACTGAATTTGCCAAGGTTGGCTTTCGACCTGTCGATGAAACTGTAGCCAAGGAAAAGCAATTTGCGGATCTTTATCCTGTGGTCAAAAATCTGTCAACCGTCAAGGATCTTGGCGGCTGGGATGCGATCAATAAGAAGTTTTTTGCTGATGGTGCAGCTTTTGACCAAATTCAAGCCAAAATTAAACGTTAA
- a CDS encoding CPBP family intramembrane glutamic endopeptidase, which yields MSLFSQAPQPTPDKKDQTLSRSQVLIAMAVTAIIFLGISKGWVYLTGIPMVPLNWQPEHAAIGAGIGIGVALLSSLIYEIWESYRIAAQEYLEMVLKPLEPIDLIWLGLLPGLSEEMLFRGVALPALGMNGIALIITSVVFGALHMASTKHLSYTVWAIAVGMMLGAVTMYTGNLLSAIVAHILTNALSGIIWKYKQSKN from the coding sequence ATGTCTCTATTTTCACAAGCACCTCAACCAACTCCCGACAAAAAAGATCAAACTCTATCGCGATCTCAGGTACTGATTGCGATGGCAGTAACCGCGATCATCTTTTTGGGAATCTCCAAGGGTTGGGTTTACTTAACGGGTATTCCTATGGTTCCTTTAAATTGGCAACCCGAACATGCCGCGATCGGTGCAGGAATAGGGATAGGTGTAGCTCTACTTAGTAGTTTAATTTATGAAATATGGGAAAGTTACCGTATTGCGGCTCAAGAATATCTAGAAATGGTACTTAAACCCTTAGAACCAATCGATCTAATTTGGCTAGGATTGTTACCTGGATTAAGCGAAGAAATGCTATTTCGGGGCGTGGCTCTGCCAGCACTCGGCATGAATGGGATTGCATTGATTATTACCAGTGTTGTATTTGGAGCCTTGCATATGGCAAGTACTAAGCATTTGTCATATACGGTTTGGGCGATCGCCGTCGGCATGATGCTTGGTGCAGTCACGATGTATACAGGTAATCTGTTGTCAGCGATCGTTGCTCATATTCTCACCAATGCACTTTCAGGTATTATCTGGAAATATAAGCAATCTAAAAACTAG
- the cysK gene encoding cysteine synthase A, whose product MKIAQNITQLIGSTPLVALNNIPKKDGSLAKIVLKLESINPSSSVKDRIGLAMIEDAEAQGLISPAKTILVEPTSGNTGIALAMVAAAKGYRLILTMPETMSLERRAMLRAYGAELELTNASEGMRGAIRRAGEIADSTPNAYMLQQFNNPANPAVHRRTTAEEIWNDTDGQVDIVIAGVGTGGTITGVAEVIKQRKPSFKAIAVEPLNSPVLAGGTPGAHRIQGIGAGFIPQVLRTDLIDEIIGISDEAAIAYGRRLAREEGLLSGISSGAALAAAIAVGKREENRDLLIVVVQPSFGERYLSTALFQEPEFANSSLVSSR is encoded by the coding sequence ATGAAAATTGCTCAAAATATCACACAACTCATTGGTAGTACGCCCCTCGTTGCCCTAAATAACATCCCTAAAAAAGATGGTTCTCTCGCCAAAATTGTCTTGAAATTAGAAAGTATTAATCCTTCTTCTTCTGTTAAGGATCGTATCGGCTTAGCGATGATTGAAGATGCTGAAGCTCAAGGTTTGATTAGTCCTGCCAAAACTATATTGGTGGAACCAACTTCGGGTAATACAGGGATTGCCTTGGCAATGGTGGCAGCCGCTAAGGGCTATCGCTTAATTTTGACGATGCCTGAGACTATGAGTCTAGAGCGCCGTGCCATGCTCAGAGCCTATGGTGCAGAGCTAGAGTTGACTAATGCTAGTGAAGGAATGCGTGGCGCGATTCGGCGTGCGGGAGAAATCGCTGACTCTACGCCTAATGCTTATATGCTGCAACAGTTTAATAATCCAGCCAATCCTGCCGTGCATCGGCGCACCACTGCGGAAGAAATTTGGAATGATACGGATGGGCAAGTGGATATTGTGATTGCGGGTGTGGGAACTGGCGGCACAATTACGGGTGTTGCCGAAGTGATTAAGCAGCGTAAACCGAGTTTTAAGGCGATCGCTGTAGAACCTCTCAACAGCCCCGTCTTGGCGGGTGGTACACCAGGGGCACACAGAATTCAGGGAATCGGTGCAGGATTTATCCCCCAAGTTTTACGCACGGACTTGATTGATGAAATTATTGGTATTTCTGATGAGGCAGCAATCGCTTACGGTCGGCGCTTAGCCCGTGAGGAAGGTTTACTTTCAGGGATTTCGTCAGGGGCGGCTCTGGCGGCAGCGATCGCTGTGGGTAAGCGGGAAGAAAATCGCGATCTTTTAATTGTGGTGGTTCAACCAAGTTTTGGCGAGCGCTATCTCAGTACAGCTCTATTCCAAGAGCCTGAATTTGCGAATTCATCTTTGGTTTCTTCAAGATAA